The DNA window GTAAGTTCTCTAAGATTCATTCATGAAGTCTCATGTGCTCAACTGTTTGCGTGCATTGGTGGGAAAATCATTGTGTTCTCGTATCGGATCCGCTTCACGCGAAGTGTTTGCAGTTTTGACGGCTAAGTATGGTTTATGAGTTCTGTGCATATTTGTGAATGTATCAGTATGTTTAGATTTCGTTTTCCATGGCGTTCTAGTCACGTTAGGGTTCGCAAAACGCTTTCAGTTAGGGCTTTAGAGGACGTATTAGAGAAAACGAAGCTCATTTTCGCACTCAGCATTGAAAACCGAGTAGGAAGGCACCGGTGTCATGAGTTTTTGGGCAGTTTTGGCGAAGCTCCGGCGGAGGTGagtcggagaagacgaccggaacaaTGTTCCGGCGTCTGGTTCAGGTTCATGGTTGTTATCATTCAGATGCCTGCGTGGCACGTCCCTATTCGATGATTTCCCAAGCTCTTggtaattttgttttattataatcaTTTGATGGTGAAGTGGTGTCGTGTGACTGGCCTATGCTAAGTTTTTGTCTTTTGCAACTTAAAAATATCCTTGACCAATTGATTGTATTTCTTACCACATTGCATGTCACGTTAAATATTCAACTATAGTCTAACTAATAATCACATGCTGAGATAAAAACAAATGCAATAATAAAGTGAAATAAAATGGGTAGAAGAGTGAGCGTTGGGCCTCACACATGGGTCTGGAATATTTTCTAAATTTGCGCCCTCCTCTTTACTGATACACCTATGGCCTTATGAACCTGGGCCTGAGCGCCCTCGCTCTTCACACCCCTGAACCAAGCCCAGTTTGCTGCTTTAACAGATTTTAGTTCATTAGAATTGCTATCACACCCCCCTCAGTTTAGGTTTTATtctcattttaattttgttttcttttaatttttgcttCATAATTCCTTTTTAGCTcaaatataaaatgtataaaaaatggTTTTAGGTACTTTAGAGTGTGTAAATAATAGTCacgtttttttgttaatttttcttaattgttttagtCCTCTTAATGAaactttttcttttcacttccttgtaaataattctctaatagacttaggaattgatttttagtctcgattttttgtatagaattaatggaTGTATGTGCGCTCGTGAATATCGTTTGTTTGctatagttctcaattttatttgtcgcatattgatttccCTTTGCTTATTCCATGTATAGTTTcttttaataaattgtatagtttatcattttaattcccttgtatagacaacttagactagaatttaggaatagttctctcatcatcttctttttcttttcaacttttaaaatacttaataaatatcgatgaagatcataccatTACTATATtccatagtaggaaagaaatgattggggcgtaggccccgatgtatgttctttcctacttagcggagaagaaatgattgaggtgtgaagcctcgatgtatttcttaaccgttattcagagaaacgattgtggcgtaggcctcgatgtgcattctctaaatattcacaaaagaactccttttgtatttcctttacttagcggagaagaaatgattgaggtgtgaagcctcgatgtatttcttaaccgttatttagagaaacgattgtggcgtaggcctcgatgtgcgttctctaaatattcaaaaaaaaaccctttttggtatgatctaagtcacaaacaaatcccctttaaaaaacaccaaccaaaaacacttaaaacactaataaatggtcagatttaaaacaaagtaaggaagtggtgcgaagccttgtagtaggttcttgtcaccatggaattaccctaaaagacacaaaccaatctctctttttcttctttctaagggcatgttatctccgctctattgcatcctaggcgatcccttatgcaagagcgcgagcgttaactccgcccaactaaaaaacacaaaaacaaactgaaaatctttagccgagctacggtaactctgattcctgaaaaggatacgtaggcagcggggtagggcccgtgcgagtacaattctttattttccctacattttgcattcatttcgcatttagacatagacatagtacacaccctttagatagaaacaaacataggtggataccatcgagtacgatgggcgcgaggggtgctaataccttccccttgcgtaaccgactcccgtaccttgattctctggtcgcaagaccctgttccttcctttgttaggtttcctgatattcctttcccttatgggataaatatattggtggtgactctgttctttttttcgcgagcgtgcgacacatatGCTTTCAACCTTAGCAATCACTTTCTTTGGGATCGGGAACACTTGCATCCAATAGTTTGATATAGCCATGAACACGCTATTTATCAGTTGTAGCCGCCCCGCATAACTGAGCAATCTAACTGACCAATGTTGTATCCTCAGCGTCATTTTATCAATTAACGGCTGACACTGTGCAATAGAAATCTTACGGCTTGAGAGGGGAACCCCCAAATATCTTACCGGAAGTTTCCCTTCCACAAATTGTGTTGACCTCAGAATTGCTTGTTGCTCTTGCATATTAATCCCACCGAAAAACACTTTACACTTCACCGAATTAGCTTTAAGCCCAGTAGCTTCAGAGAACAAGTTGAACGCTTGCATCATCACCTGTACTGAGAGTACCTCCCCTTTAGAAAACAACATTAAATCATCAGCGaaacatatatttgtgatattcaatTTAGCACATCTCGGATGATGTTTAAAGCCAGGTGTTTCTTTCAATCCAGCCAAGCATCTGTGTAAGTACTCCATTACAAGAACAAAAAGTAAAGGTGAGACAGGATCACCTTATCTCAACCCCCGTTTTGCCTTGACAATCTCACTAACTTGACCATTGATGATGTACCTGTAGGATACAGTTCAAACAGCAGTCATGATCCATTTAATAAACCTCAATGGAAAGCTCATCTCAATTATAATCATCTCCAAAGCATCCCAATTGACAGTGTCGTATGCTTTCTGCAAATCCATTTGAATAGTGCAGCTAGGGGTGATGTGCTTCCTGTTATAACCTCTTAGCAATTCATGAGTCATAATGATGTTGTCATGGATCGTTTTCCCCGGAATGAACGATGTCTGGCTGTCATGAACAACCTCTGTGATCACTCTACTAAGCCTGCTCGTCAAAATCCGTGAGATGATTTTGTATATTGTGGAACAACAAGCAATTGGCCTCATATCCTTCATACTGCTTGCATCTTTAATTTTTGGAATGAGGGTGACTAAGGCACAATTTACAGCTGCATACATTCTATCCTTTTGGAAAAAATCTTGAACAGCTTCAAGCACATCATGTTTTATAATGCTCCAGGCTGTTTTAAAAAATTTCGCATTAAAGCCATCATAACCTGGAGCTTTATCATCTCCCATCCCTTTCACAGCCTCTCAAACCTCTTGCTCAGTCACAGGTTGAATCAGCATATTTTGGTGAGTCCACCCCAATTGAGCCCCCTTTCTCAGAATTGAAATGTCAACATGTCTTCTGCTAGGTGCTTCTGTCCCAATAAGCTGTTCATAGAAAGTTAAAACCTTTTTTTTCCAATTCCTCAAAACTAGAGATCCTCTTTCCCTGCTGATCCTTCAGGTTTATGATGTTGGTTTGCTTATTTTTTGCTTTAAGGTTAGCATAAAAGTATGCATTATTCCCGTCACCCAGCTTGATCCAATCAATTTTGGATTTCTGTCTTAGGACCTTCTCTTCAATCTCTGCTTGTTTGAATACCTCTTCTGTCTAGTATGTCACCCCTTTAATATATTCCTCATTCATGAGATCATTGCTTAGTAGATCCTGAGCTTTAGCAAGGTTCTCTCTGCATTCCTGGATTTTCTTAATACCATCAGTAATCGGCCTAGTAAGTGTCTGCATCACAGGTTAGAGCCTAATCAACTTTCTCCAGAGTTTATACATTGGATTACCACCCATGGGTTGCTGCCAGCTATCACTCAACTTGTTCATGTAATCCTCTCTCACAGTTACACAATTCAAGAATTGaaatcttctcttcttctttACATACCCATGCTGATTAACCATATTAACTTTCAGAGGGGCATGGTCTGAGATATGAGACCTCATAACTTCAATTACACAATCAGGGAAAGTAGCAAACCAAAAACTATTGCATAGAGCTCTGTCAATTCTTGAGTAGATTGGTCCCTGACTTTGCTTATTAAACCAAGTAAAGTGATCTCCTTTAGTTTCATGTTCATATAGTCCAAGGTTCTCCATCATCTGCTCCAAGTCTCTGTATTCAGCTTCTTGGACCTCATTCCCACCAATCCTGTCAGTGATTTTCAGCACATTATTGTAATCGCCAATGATGATCCAAGGTCTATTAATTATGCTCCCCACATTCTGAATGTCCTCCCACAGTTTCTTTCTATGGATCAACTGGTTCTGGGCATATATGGATGTTAAGTAGTGAGAGAAGTCTCCATTCTCCTTGTAAGCCTCACAGTGCACAAACTGGTCAGTATTCTCTAGCATTTTAATGTCCCAAACTTGTTGGTTCCATCCTAACCATATCCTACCATTGATATGATGGTCATAATTATCAATAAACTTCCAATCTAACCCCAAGACTTTCCTAATGTGATCCCTATTGTTTATTTTGACTCTGGTCTCAAGTAGAGCTATACAGCTGACCTGGTTATTTTTGAGGTGGACTCCAACCTCTCTGCATCGAGCATGTTTATTGAGTCCTCTAACGTTCCAGCTCATCATGGGACAGGGAAGGATGTGGAACACTCACCTTGTACCAAGATGTCAAATCTATTTGTGCAATCTATTCTTGTTGGACTAGATCTAGTGCCCCTGTTTTTTCCTGCAGGTCTAGCTATAGTCCAAGTTTCCTCAACTGCTATTGCCTTTCCTTTCTCCACTTGTTGAATGTCTGGATCAGGTACAGGGTTCTCTACAACTGTAGGTACCTCTTTCTCCGCTGCAATTGTAGGTTCTTTCTGCACATAGACCTTCTTAGTTATCTCTTTCTTTGGATTGCATCGATGCCCCACTTTGTTGCATTGGTTGCAGTATGGAGGTTCCCATTCATACTCAACCTGTTGTGAAACTTTTTCTCCAGTAGGATCTCTAATTGTGATGTGCTGCTTCAACTCTTTGGTAACATCCACTTCTATTAGCACCCTAGCATACGATACTCGAAGTTTCTTGGCTGTGCATTCATCAGTCAACAACGACTTTCCAATTGCACTCGCAATCTTTCCTATACTCCTGTCTCCCCAATAGACCAAAGGCAATTGTGGGAACATTACCCAAATTGGGAGTATTCTCAGTATGTCATCTTGCAGTGTAAACCTGGGGTTCCATTCATGTAATAGAATAGGTTTCTTGTAGATCGTATAAGGCCCTCGCATTAGCACTGCTGTCTTATCTTCCTCATTCCTGAACCTAACCAAGAAATAACCTTCCTCGTTGTAATACAAGTCCGGGAGCGTCACAACGTTCCAGGTATTAAGCATGAACCTCTTGACTGCATTCATTGACAATTCCTCCCCTATTGCATACATGATAAGGGCATTTTTCCAGAATTCTTTCTCTGAACTCacatcttgttcctcaatgtGAACTTCAATTTCTCCATTTATTATCATGGGAGTAGTGTATTCAATAGCATTTCCATTCACTGCAAGTCTATTTCCTTTTATCACATCCACCTAGAGTTTTGGTGCTTCGCCATCTCCAATTTTCTCTGTGTCATTCTCTTCTTCCACAATCGTAGTTAAAACCGGAACCGCTGCATCTCCCTTTTCACTCATGTTGCTTGTCCCCCTATTTGAGTTTGGTGTTGACGAGAAGACCCTGACACTCGCCGGAGGAGTTGTTGCCGCCTTCTTCTTTGGCCGACCACGCCCCATCCCATATCTCCAGCTAGCACTGTAACTCTAAAACCTCCCCGTATTGGTCCCTAACCCTAAGGCTAGGAGTTTAAACCTTCCATGAAGAGGCCTCAGAATCCAATACAAGCCGTAGTAATCCTGAAAAATGTTCGCCGGAAGTTGCTGCGCCGTCACCAGTCGTGAATCGCAAACCCTAGCAGAGCTCCaatataatcatttaattttattattttattataatcaatgttgttgtttaatttttttatttgaagttatatcaatgaaataaatatttttaatattatttatttattaaccaaataactaattttttaataaaatatcaatcatcttttttaattagaatacatttatctctaccttccatacaatatcaacaaatatacCGTACCTTGACATAATTCGgagaaataattgaaaataaacgaaaaagattttgtatagaattaaaaattaaaaattaaatgatattcaaaattgattcaaaattTATTATATGTTAATTGAGTATAGgactaataataaatatttatcagTAACTAGATCGCCGACCCGTGCTTCGCACGGATATAttaaaaatagggttaaatatgtttttagtccctattaatatgacaacttttaattttagtccctgcaaaaattttcttcaaacaatggtcctcgcaatattttccgtccttatttttagtccctcccgttaaatttcactaacggaggcttacgtggcaccCCACGTGTAACGCCACGTCAATTAAAGTCAAtactaattaaaaatagatagattgcgggggttttaaaccccctttaaataacttaaaaaatgaACTGAGCAGGTGAAGCAAGGATCTGTTTAaagagttgttgttgttggtgctgGATAAGGTAGTGTGGTTGCTTCACTTCTTCGTATCTTTAATTATTGTTAAGTTAATCAGATTGATGCTTGGGATTATGTTTCGTTTGGATAGATTTAGAATTCATATCATTGTTATATGCACTTAACTTGAAATTTTTGTTCCTCACAAACTGATTAAATTATCTCGGTCTAAATTTGTTTTTCGGGTATAAAGCGGGCTTGCTGCGGCTTACAAATTGAAATCACATGGTTTGAATGTAACTGTAGAAGAGCGGGAGGGAGGCTAAGAACGGTTTCTCGAGATGGGGTAGTTTAGGATGAGGTTGCTAATACAATGGTCAGGTTACTAGTATAAGCATGCATAGTTATTTAAATTTACAGTGCATGTAAGTAAATGTTGATGAGAGATTCAGTTCTGAGTGTAGATTTGCCACCAATCCATAGATTTTTGGATCATATTACCTAATGGCCCATACTCAGTGAAGTTTCATTTCCAAACGAAACATAATCCAAGTTGTACCAAATGGAAATCTTAGTTCCTTTCTCACAATTCGATTACTACCATCTACCATCCAAGTTGTACtctactatattattattatatttcccAACAACATAATATGGATTTTCCATAGTTTTCTGTAGATGAATGAgtttcttataatttttttctattttctatttcacTTCAACATAGTTGTTGTATTTGATAATGGTTGAGTTTTATAGCATATTTTCCCATTAAATAGTAACCAAACAAGTTATTTTATCCTGACTGTTACATTACATCacgaaaaatggaaaaaaatggtGTTAAGGGAAATTCTGGGGTGTTATTGAATGTTAAGAAATAtctaaatatttgaattaatgatattccaaaaaaactaattaaaaaattgaaatcttTTACACCCAATTTTCTCATTAAATAAAACAGTATGTATTAAACATCATAATATTCCATCATcaattctaatattattttttttactagcGAAATTTCTACCATGTAAACTTATCAAAATTTTGTATTACATTGACTTATTTCTCCCTCTGTTTCTCTCCTTTTTCTATCATATTATTATCCATTATTTTTTTCTGTTATCTTCCTCTCTTGCATACATATCACACACACCCACATTAAAAGTGTGATACAAtggaaaattcaaattctaatgttttttaagttatttaaagggggtttaaaacccccgcaatctttctctttttttttctattatttaccTTAACTGACGTGGCGTGACACGTGGCGggccacgtaagcctccgttagtggaatctaacgggagggaccaaaaatagggacggaaaatattacgaggaccattgtttgaagaaaaattttgtagggactaaaattgaaagttgaCATATTTGTAGGGACccctaacatatttaacccttaaaaataaaattatatttttttagtagttgatattttatattttatttgcatataaaataaggtcatttaaattatatttgtaagtatactattaattttttaatgtgaaaAATAAGGTCATTTAAATTATGTTTGTAAGtatactattaatttttttaatgtgaaAGCATATAAAATTATCTTATATGTCATTAAGATTATGTAtgcaattatactattaatttgttaatatgaaagacaataaattagaaaaaatttactatgataatttaaaatgtataaatgtaaagaaataaatattaattaactaaaaaataatatttaatacttCTTTGTAAACTACATTTAATATTGTATTAGTATCTATCTTCACAATCATCATTAGCCACCAATATATTCAACCCTTCCATAGAAATAACCCTTGATATGACAACATATAGTTGTACATGAAATAATTCTTGATATGACAATATATATAGTTGATATACCCAGCATGTTTTAGTGATTGTCCTTGACTTTATTAATAATCGTACAAATGAAACAACCAAAAGAAATTTGTGTCTTTGAAATTTGAAAGGAATTCTTTTATCAGAaggataatataaaataattaattaaaaatataaattttaaagttGTTACTCAAGTTTGTTTGTCTCTTGGAAGTCGTCATATTATCATATATGTAGATTCTTTTACATTTATGTAGACACAATGGATCCTCTCATTCTATCCATCCTCTCCTTCAACCGAACCACATGCAATTGTttagagaattaaaaaaaatgataaatagaataagagaaataaaatgTTAGAAAGAGATAAAGACATAAATGTGAAGGAGAGGGTTGGAGAGAAAATATTAAAGGAGAGGATCCAAACCCATATGTAGATgtatatttgtatttttattattaaaacgaTTGATTACACTTCAAGACATGTGATATGTATAAGATCATGAACCAAGACATACTAAAAAATTTATACACAAATATTAATTACACCGTTTATGTAAAACATCATAAAAGAATAAATTATACATCTTTTATATCTAACATAATAGTGTACATAATCTTCTGTCCAAATATACACTTATGTCCATAATCTTATGTCCAAATATAATACATGTTTCTTCAATATACACTTTATATGATTTGATCTATAAGATGAAAGAGGAAATAGACATAATGATATCACAAAAATTTGAGAAATCGTTATACTTATTCTATAATACTTAAATGTCTGCATAACTAAAACATTTCAcccataaaataataaactaactaaattatattaataaaatagaactttTATTGATGCATATATTAGAGTTAAAGACCTTTACTTATGTGGCTACATGAACGATCATTTCATAGAACTCCCAAGCAAGCAACAATGATGCAACACAAATTTAAGATCTTCTCCCGATTCAGATCATCCAATAAAAGACAATTAGATAGAAAGTTCAATAGTAGACAAAATGAAGTTGTATCAATATAAAAGagaattgaaatatttataatataataatttaagtcTCTATTCTGCCACAAAAACTAATGGTAAGGAATATAAGTTAAGAGAAACTAAAATTTTTACAATACAAAATTGAAGAGCACAACCAACAATTTATATGTAGAACACTTTGATAATGcaatatcaaaaatatatatacacaatGATAATTGCCAGAATAATAACGAATAATGactaattaaatcataaattaaaatgtatattaataGAATAAGTAAGTAATTATAATCATATAATGAAAGAATATgcgttataaaatattaaaaaatgtaattCATAGGTTAAGAATATGAGTTAcacaatatatttatttattgtgtcAAAAGCTTGTAGTAATAATCTAATAAActacaacaaaataataataataataataataataataataataataataataataataataataataatataatagtttGAGCTATGTATTCTTCctctataaattataaaattaacaatGTTTTAATAAATACATTTGTACTATGATAAATtatgaatataattttttattttaataataaactataaaattaaatttattaaattaaaaaaatattcaagttgataattgaaattaat is part of the Vicia villosa cultivar HV-30 ecotype Madison, WI linkage group LG2, Vvil1.0, whole genome shotgun sequence genome and encodes:
- the LOC131650248 gene encoding uncharacterized protein LOC131650248, with amino-acid sequence MIINGEIEVHIEEQDVSSEKEFWKNALIMYAIGEELSMNAVKRFMLNTWNVVTLPDLYYNEEGYFLVRFRNEEDKTAVLMRGPYTIYKKPILLHEWNPRFTLQDDILRILPIWVMFPQLPLVYWGDRSIGKIASAIGKSLLTDECTAKKLRVSYARVLIEVDVTKELKQHITIRDPTGEKVSQQVEYEWEPPYCNQCNKVGHRCNPKKEITKKVYVQKEPTIAAEKEVPTVVENPVPDPDIQQVEKGKAIAVEETWTIARPAGKNRGTRSSPTRIDCTNRFDILVQGWNQQVWDIKMLENTDQFVHCEAYKENGDFSHYLTSIYAQNQLIHRKKLWEDIQNVGSIINRPWIIIGDYNNVLKITDRIGGNEVQEAEYRDLEQMMENLGLYEHETKGDHFTWFNKQSQGPIYSRIDRALCNSFWFATFPDCVIEVMRSHISDHAPLKVNMVNQHGYVKKKRRFQFLNCVTVREDYMNKLSDSWQQPMGGNPMYKLWRKLIRL